In Oncorhynchus kisutch isolate 150728-3 linkage group LG7, Okis_V2, whole genome shotgun sequence, one DNA window encodes the following:
- the LOC116374725 gene encoding uncharacterized protein LOC116374725 — translation MKLLRVTLALLLTASMNLLRVTLALLLTASMNLLRDTLALLLTASMNLLRDTLALLLTASMKMLRVTLALLLTASMNLLRDTLALLLTASMNLLRVTLALLLTASMKMLRVTLALLLTASMNLLRVTLALLLTASMKMLRVTLALLLTASMKMLRVTLALLLTANKDHSLVYILYMNLLRVTLALLLTASMKMLRVTLALLLTASMNLLRVTLALLLTANKDHSLAYTLYMNLLRVTLALLLTASMNLLRVTLALLLTASMNLLRVTLALLLTASMNLLRVTLALLLTASMKMLRDTLALLLTASMKMMRVTLALLLTASMKMLRVTLALLLTANKDHSLVYTLYMNLLRVTLALLLTASMNLLRVTLALLLTASMNLLRVTLALLLTANKDHSLAYTLYMKYIHTSLMLKTWSYCVFLKSVGSLFMHCLKLEQLFYLNDVDTSRYL, via the coding sequence ATGAAGTTGCTGCGTGTCACTCTGGCTCTCCTCCTCACTGCCAGTATGAACCTGCTGCGTGTCACTCTGGCTCTCCTCCTCACTGCCAGTATGAACCTGCTGCGTGACACTCTGGCTCTCCTCCTCACTGCCAGTATGAACCTGCTGCGTGACACTCTGGCTCTCCTCCTCACTGCCAGTATGAAGATGCTGCGTGTCACTCTGGCTCTCCTCCTCACTGCCAGTATGAACCTGCTGCGTGACACTCTGGCTCTCCTCCTCACTGCCAGTATGAACCTGCTGCGTGTCACTCTGGCTCTCCTCCTCACTGCCAGTATGAAGATGCTGCGTGTCACTCTGGCTCTCCTCCTCACTGCCAGTATGAACCTGCTGCGTGTCACTCTGGCTCTCCTCCTCACTGCCAGTATGAAGATGCTGCGTGTCACTCTGGCTCTCCTCCTCACTGCCAGTATGAAGATGCTGCGTGTCACTCTGGCTCTCCTCCTCACTGCCAATAAGGACCATTCTCTAGTCTACATCTTGTATATGAACCTGCTGCGTGTCACTCTGGCTCTCCTCCTCACTGCCAGTATGAAGATGCTGCGTGTCACTCTGGCTCTCCTCCTCACTGCCAGTATGAACCTGCTGCGTGTCACTCTGGCTCTCCTCCTCACTGCCAATAAGGACCATTCTCTAGCCTACACCTTGTATATGAACCTGCTGCGTGTCACTCTGGCTCTCCTCCTCACTGCCAGTATGAACCTGCTGCGTGTCACTCTGGCTCTCCTCCTCACTGCCAGTATGAACCTGCTGCGTGTCACTCTGGCTCTCCTCCTCACTGCCAGTATGAACCTGCTGCGTGTCACTCTGGCTCTCCTCCTCACTGCCAGTATGAAGATGCTGCGTGACACTCTGGCTCTCCTCCTCACTGCCAGTATGAAGATGATGCGTGTCACTCTGGCTCTCCTCCTCACTGCCAGTATGAAGATGCTGCGTGTCACTCTGGCTCTCCTCCTCACTGCCAATAAGGACCATTCTCTAGTCTACACCTTGTATATGAACCTGCTGCGTGTCACTCTGGCTCTCCTCCTCACTGCCAGTATGAACCTGCTGCGTGTCACTCTGGCTCTCCTCCTCACTGCCAGTATGAACCTGCTGCGTGTCACTCTGGCTCTCCTCCTCACTGCCAATAAGGACCATTCTCTAGCCTACACCTTGTATATGAAGTACATACACACGTCACTCATGTTAAAAACCTGGAGTTATTGTGTGTTTCTGAAGTCAGTCGGATCATTGTTCATGCACTGCTTGAAATTAGAACAATTGTTTTATTTGAATGACGTCGATACAAGTCGATACTTATGA